One genomic region from Geothermobacter ehrlichii encodes:
- a CDS encoding AEC family transporter produces MGYPARRHYRIRRESSHMQLFFDIVTIVLPVFLVIALGWLLRRTGLIDGSFLATTNRLVYYVALPMLLFHRIGTADFGSNFNPRLVVGSIAVTLVLFVLTWLLAGAMSLPGPARGVCSQGACRGNLAYMGLALALNACGDEGLTRAGILMGFLVPVYNVGSITVLTLARRQDGDNLELRSWMRQFLLNPLILASAAGIVWSLLDLPLPVVLDRGLRIASGMTLPLALLAIGGSFSLERLRGDLRLAALASLCKLLIMPLVTAAVLVALNVGGLDLTVGLLLAGAPAATANYIMAAELKGDAELAGTIVMLSTLASAASYTLMLLLLRSFGT; encoded by the coding sequence ATGGGTTATCCTGCGCGCCGACACTACCGAATCCGGAGGGAAAGCAGCCACATGCAGCTCTTTTTCGACATCGTCACCATCGTCCTTCCCGTCTTCCTGGTCATCGCCCTGGGCTGGCTGCTGCGGCGAACCGGCCTGATCGACGGCAGCTTTCTCGCCACCACCAACCGCCTGGTCTATTACGTCGCCCTGCCGATGCTGCTGTTTCACCGTATCGGCACCGCCGATTTCGGCAGCAACTTCAATCCACGCCTGGTGGTGGGGAGCATCGCCGTCACCCTCGTCCTCTTCGTCCTGACCTGGCTTCTTGCCGGCGCCATGAGCCTGCCCGGCCCAGCCCGGGGGGTCTGCAGCCAGGGCGCCTGCCGCGGCAACCTGGCCTACATGGGCCTGGCTCTCGCCCTCAACGCCTGCGGCGACGAAGGGCTGACCCGCGCCGGCATCCTGATGGGATTTCTGGTGCCGGTCTACAACGTCGGCTCGATCACCGTTCTCACCCTCGCCCGGCGACAGGACGGTGACAACCTCGAACTGCGCTCGTGGATGAGACAGTTCCTCCTCAACCCTCTCATCCTCGCCTCGGCGGCGGGGATCGTCTGGAGCCTGCTCGACCTGCCGCTGCCCGTCGTTCTCGACCGCGGCCTGCGCATCGCCAGCGGCATGACCCTGCCGCTGGCCCTGCTGGCGATCGGCGGCTCCTTCTCTCTCGAACGGCTGCGCGGCGATCTGCGGCTGGCGGCCCTGGCCAGCCTGTGCAAGCTGCTGATCATGCCGCTGGTCACCGCCGCCGTGCTGGTGGCGCTGAACGTCGGCGGGCTCGACCTGACCGTCGGCCTGCTGCTGGCCGGCGCGCCGGCGGCAACCGCCAACTACATCATGGCCGCCGAACTGAAAGGTGATGCCGAGCTGGCCGGCACCATCGTCATGCTGTCGACCCTGGCCTCGGCCGCAAGCTACACCCTGATGCTCCTGCTTCTGCGTTCGTTCGGAACATGA
- a CDS encoding 50S ribosomal protein L11 methyltransferase — MLTIGNRFRILSPEEEAPGDDRIPLVIAKGAFGSGEHETTASCLEILEELPEITGARVLDLGSGTGILAIAALKLGAAEAVCVDISPDAIRTSRHNCALNGLDSRIRHIAGTLDEAPRTGFDLVLANIYGDLLLDLADGLVAHTRPKGRLLLSGMLWEYHFDVRRRFEALGCQVLKRRMLEEFATLLVQKP, encoded by the coding sequence ATGCTGACCATCGGCAACCGATTCCGCATTCTCTCCCCTGAAGAAGAAGCTCCCGGCGACGACCGCATCCCGCTGGTGATCGCCAAGGGGGCCTTCGGCTCGGGTGAACACGAAACCACGGCAAGCTGCCTGGAAATTCTGGAAGAGCTGCCGGAGATCACCGGTGCCAGGGTTCTCGATCTGGGCAGCGGCACCGGCATTCTGGCCATCGCGGCACTGAAGCTGGGCGCAGCCGAAGCGGTCTGCGTCGACATCAGCCCCGACGCGATCAGGACCAGCCGTCACAACTGCGCCCTGAACGGACTGGACAGCCGTATCCGACACATCGCCGGCACCCTCGATGAGGCGCCCCGGACCGGCTTCGACCTGGTACTCGCCAACATCTACGGCGACCTGCTGCTCGATCTGGCGGACGGGCTAGTGGCCCACACCCGCCCCAAGGGGCGACTGTTGCTGTCGGGAATGCTCTGGGAATACCACTTCGACGTACGCAGACGCTTCGAGGCTCTGGGGTGCCAGGTGCTCAAACGCCGGATGCTGGAGGAGTTCGCCACCCTGCTGGTGCAGAAGCCCTGA
- a CDS encoding glycosyltransferase produces the protein MRDPAVSILMAVRDEARYLEAALASIRRQTLRDWELVAVDDGSTDATTDILQQAAAADDRIRVIRQPPDGLVAALNRGLAACRAELVARMDGDDICHPLRLEEQVAFLRTHPDIDLVACRARHFPRPRITAGMLAYEQWQNAHLAPAAIAADIWVESPFAHPSVCYRRQRVLDLGGYLERPWAEDYDLWLRMHLAGCRFARLPGTRLFWRDRPDRLTRRSPRCSLEAFRACRLHHLRQGFLLRARKIALWGAGIEGKAWRRLLVGQGFEIVLWIDIDPRKIGQIIHGAPVIAPDAVRIRRQPTLITIGARGAREQVRRWAARQNLNEGRDYLCVT, from the coding sequence ATGAGAGATCCGGCGGTTTCGATCCTGATGGCGGTACGCGACGAGGCCCGCTACCTGGAAGCGGCCCTGGCCTCGATCCGGCGGCAGACACTTCGCGACTGGGAACTGGTGGCGGTCGACGACGGTTCGACCGACGCCACGACCGACATCCTGCAGCAGGCGGCGGCCGCGGACGATCGCATCCGGGTCATCCGGCAGCCGCCCGACGGGCTGGTCGCCGCCCTCAACCGGGGCCTGGCCGCCTGCCGCGCCGAACTGGTCGCGCGCATGGACGGCGACGACATCTGCCATCCGCTGCGGCTCGAAGAACAGGTCGCCTTTTTGCGCACCCATCCCGACATCGACCTGGTCGCCTGCCGGGCCCGGCACTTTCCACGGCCGCGCATCACCGCCGGGATGCTGGCCTACGAACAGTGGCAGAACGCCCATCTCGCGCCGGCGGCCATTGCCGCCGACATCTGGGTCGAAAGCCCCTTCGCCCACCCGAGCGTCTGCTACCGGCGACAGCGGGTGCTCGACCTCGGCGGTTACCTGGAGCGACCCTGGGCCGAGGACTACGACCTCTGGCTGCGCATGCACCTGGCCGGCTGCCGCTTCGCCCGGCTGCCCGGCACGCGTCTGTTCTGGCGCGACCGGCCCGACCGGCTGACCCGGCGGAGCCCCCGCTGCAGTCTCGAAGCCTTCCGCGCCTGCCGGCTGCACCATCTGCGGCAGGGCTTTTTGCTTCGTGCCCGCAAAATCGCCCTGTGGGGAGCCGGCATCGAAGGCAAGGCCTGGCGGCGGCTTCTGGTCGGGCAGGGATTCGAAATCGTTCTCTGGATCGACATCGATCCGCGCAAGATCGGCCAGATTATCCACGGCGCGCCGGTCATCGCCCCCGACGCGGTCCGGATCCGCCGCCAGCCGACCCTGATCACCATCGGCGCCCGCGGTGCCCGCGAGCAGGTCCGGCGATGGGCCGCGCGCCAAAACCTGAACGAGGGACGCGACTATCTCTGCGTCACCTGA
- a CDS encoding ATP-binding protein has product MRRQLVIRVFLLALMVLGITLLHYLTTTQKDQFHDIYRRLYYLPIVLSGLWFGLRGGLGSSLAVSILYAPHVVFQWGHRPATNLEQYLEIMLYNVIGLLTGVLSSREQAQTRRYQRAAERLEESYERLRQQADQLLAAEEQLRRADRLSALGELSAGLAHEVRNPLGSIRGTAEILRDAIPADSPHREFADILVHEVDRLNRVVQDFLDFARPGRGGEDAVDLNRVVDEVLTLSGRMLEKEGIDLCFQAGDIPPCSGRAEQLKQALLNLVINAMQAMPQGGSLRIVTAAADGGTVITLSDTGIGIAPEKLEKIFDPFYTSRAEGTGLGLAITARIIRGHRGRIEVDSEPGRGTTFRIYLPGQKPEPARSSPADSTSH; this is encoded by the coding sequence ATGCGTCGACAGCTGGTCATTCGGGTCTTTCTGCTTGCTCTCATGGTGCTGGGAATTACCCTGCTGCACTACCTGACCACGACCCAGAAGGATCAGTTTCACGACATCTATCGCCGCCTCTACTATCTGCCCATCGTTCTGTCAGGGCTCTGGTTCGGGTTGCGTGGTGGCCTGGGAAGCTCGCTGGCTGTCTCCATTCTCTACGCGCCGCACGTCGTCTTTCAGTGGGGGCACCGCCCCGCAACCAACCTGGAACAATACCTGGAGATCATGCTCTACAACGTCATCGGGCTGCTGACCGGCGTTCTCAGTTCGCGGGAGCAGGCGCAGACCCGACGCTACCAGCGCGCCGCCGAACGGCTCGAGGAGAGCTACGAACGCCTGCGGCAGCAGGCCGACCAGCTTCTGGCCGCCGAAGAGCAACTGCGGCGCGCCGACCGCCTGTCGGCGCTGGGGGAACTTTCCGCGGGCCTGGCGCACGAAGTGCGCAACCCTCTGGGGTCGATCCGCGGCACGGCGGAGATCCTGCGCGACGCCATCCCCGCCGACAGCCCGCACCGGGAATTCGCCGACATTCTGGTGCACGAGGTCGACCGGCTGAACAGGGTGGTTCAGGATTTCCTCGATTTCGCCCGTCCGGGCCGGGGAGGTGAAGATGCGGTCGATCTGAATCGTGTCGTCGACGAGGTGCTCACCCTGAGCGGCCGGATGCTGGAAAAGGAGGGGATCGACCTTTGCTTCCAGGCCGGCGACATTCCGCCCTGCAGCGGACGGGCCGAACAGCTGAAACAGGCGCTGCTCAACCTGGTGATCAATGCCATGCAGGCCATGCCGCAAGGGGGCAGCCTGCGCATCGTCACCGCCGCCGCCGACGGGGGAACGGTCATCACCCTGAGCGATACCGGTATTGGAATTGCTCCGGAAAAACTGGAGAAGATCTTCGATCCCTTCTACACCAGCCGGGCAGAGGGAACGGGGCTGGGGCTGGCGATCACCGCCCGCATCATCCGCGGCCATCGGGGCAGGATCGAGGTGGACAGCGAGCCAGGGCGGGGGACGACCTTCCGTATCTATCTGCCCGGGCAGAAACCTGAACCAGCGCGCTCATCACCGGCGGATAGCACAAGTCATTGA